A genome region from Fervidobacterium changbaicum includes the following:
- the dnaK gene encoding molecular chaperone DnaK → MAKKEFVVGIDLGTTNSVIAWMKPDGTVEVIPNAEGSRTTPSIVSFTKTGEILVGEPAKRQLILNSDRTIKSIKRKMGSDYKVRIDDKEYTPQEISALILKKLKKDAEEYLGGEIKKAVITCPAYFNDAQRQATKEAGIIAGLEVLRIINEPTAAALAYGLDKMEGERKVLVYDLGGGTFDVSILEIGGGVIQVIATSGNNHLGGDDFDQRIMDYIIDEFKKQHGVDLRNDKQALQRIRDAAEKAKIELSTKLETDISLPYITATAEGPLHLEMKLTRAMFESLTRDLVEKTREPIERALSDAKLSPQDIDEIILVGGMTRVPMVQKFIKDIFGKEPNKSVNPDEAVAIGAAIQAAILAGTEGAKDKDVVLVDVTPLTLGVEVKGGLLEPIIPRNTTIPVKKSKIFTTAEDGQTSVEVRVYQGERAMARDNIFLGSFQLVGIPPAPRGVPQIEVTFDIDADGIVHVSAKDLGTGKEQSMVVTGRHQLSSDEIERMIREAQMYEEQDRRKREEVELKNKADDLAYHIEKVLKENSDKIPEDTKNRLEEIIRDLKDAINRDDIAKVKILFDDLQRESMKIGEYLYKQQAQGGTTTEQ, encoded by the coding sequence ATGGCAAAGAAGGAGTTTGTTGTTGGAATTGACCTTGGAACGACCAACTCGGTCATTGCGTGGATGAAACCGGATGGAACCGTTGAGGTCATTCCAAACGCAGAAGGTAGCAGAACAACACCATCTATAGTCTCGTTTACGAAAACTGGAGAGATTCTTGTCGGTGAACCTGCGAAACGTCAGCTCATTTTGAACTCGGACAGGACTATAAAATCTATCAAAAGAAAGATGGGTTCAGACTACAAGGTGAGGATCGATGACAAAGAGTACACTCCACAAGAAATCAGTGCGCTCATACTCAAAAAGCTCAAAAAAGACGCAGAAGAGTACCTCGGTGGTGAAATTAAAAAGGCAGTTATTACTTGTCCAGCTTACTTCAACGACGCTCAGCGACAAGCTACAAAAGAGGCTGGTATCATAGCTGGACTGGAAGTGCTCAGAATCATCAACGAACCAACGGCTGCTGCACTTGCATATGGTCTTGACAAGATGGAAGGCGAAAGAAAAGTTCTTGTCTACGACCTTGGTGGAGGTACGTTTGACGTTTCCATACTGGAAATCGGTGGAGGTGTTATTCAGGTTATCGCAACAAGCGGTAACAACCACCTTGGTGGTGACGACTTCGACCAGAGGATAATGGACTACATAATCGACGAGTTCAAAAAACAGCACGGAGTAGACCTGAGAAACGACAAGCAGGCATTACAAAGAATCAGAGACGCTGCGGAAAAAGCAAAGATTGAGCTTTCTACAAAACTTGAAACGGACATAAGCTTGCCATACATCACAGCAACGGCTGAAGGTCCGTTGCACCTTGAAATGAAACTTACAAGAGCTATGTTCGAATCGCTCACAAGAGACCTCGTTGAAAAGACAAGAGAACCAATAGAAAGGGCGCTTAGCGATGCGAAACTATCACCACAAGACATCGATGAAATCATCCTTGTCGGTGGTATGACAAGAGTTCCAATGGTTCAGAAATTCATCAAGGACATCTTCGGAAAAGAACCGAACAAGAGCGTCAACCCAGACGAAGCAGTTGCTATCGGTGCTGCAATACAGGCTGCCATTTTGGCTGGAACAGAAGGTGCAAAAGACAAAGACGTTGTGCTTGTAGACGTTACACCGCTGACACTTGGTGTTGAAGTCAAAGGTGGATTGCTCGAGCCAATAATTCCAAGGAACACGACCATACCAGTTAAAAAGAGCAAGATATTCACAACAGCTGAAGACGGACAGACAAGCGTTGAAGTCAGAGTCTACCAAGGTGAACGTGCAATGGCAAGGGACAACATATTCCTTGGCAGCTTCCAACTCGTAGGCATTCCACCAGCACCGAGAGGAGTACCACAAATCGAAGTCACATTCGATATCGACGCAGATGGTATAGTGCACGTTTCTGCAAAAGACCTCGGAACTGGTAAAGAACAATCGATGGTTGTCACAGGTAGACACCAGCTCAGCAGTGATGAAATCGAAAGAATGATTAGAGAAGCTCAGATGTACGAAGAACAAGACAGAAGAAAACGTGAAGAAGTCGAACTCAAGAACAAAGCAGACGACCTTGCATACCACATTGAAAAAGTGCTCAAAGAAAACAGTGACAAGATACCAGAAGATACAAAGAACAGACTCGAAGAAATCATTAGAGACTTGAAAGATGCAATCAACAGAGATGACATCGCAAAAGTCAAGATACTATTCGACGACTTGCAGAGAGAAAGCATGAAGATAGGCGAGTACCTCTACAAACAGCAAGCTCAGGGTGGAACTACTACCGAACAATAA
- a CDS encoding glycosyl hydrolase 108 family protein yields MGDSKKLENILFYAIITGSLIIIFSIILIFLNNESSQAQAEPTELATAALYISSTESPSEETEESVVSSKTDFETDIQDDTSTILERYNQMHEELERIKQALARDRTVEYVIYSVVDYEGDELTFDELGGFTKYGISSKHNPDIDVFRVTRKDAFNILYVRYYVPNKLYEYHSVRLQVALMHMCVLFGNKAFSIAYSIVPKSKLIILRDSDPEFPQVIEQLRLAFRQHAKQLGIKNPRYLNGWLNRIDKVFYIG; encoded by the coding sequence GTGGGCGATTCCAAAAAGCTTGAAAATATCCTTTTTTATGCAATAATCACAGGAAGCCTAATTATCATCTTTTCAATTATTTTAATCTTCCTAAACAACGAATCCTCGCAAGCCCAAGCCGAACCTACTGAGCTTGCCACTGCTGCACTGTATATTTCATCAACAGAAAGTCCCTCTGAAGAAACCGAAGAAAGCGTTGTTTCTAGCAAGACTGATTTTGAAACTGATATTCAAGACGACACATCAACAATACTTGAACGGTACAACCAAATGCATGAAGAGTTGGAAAGGATAAAACAAGCACTGGCAAGAGATAGAACAGTCGAATACGTAATCTACAGTGTGGTTGACTACGAAGGAGACGAACTCACTTTTGATGAGCTGGGTGGTTTTACAAAGTATGGGATTTCTTCAAAGCACAACCCAGATATAGACGTCTTCAGAGTTACAAGGAAAGACGCCTTCAACATCCTTTACGTTCGCTACTATGTTCCAAACAAACTATATGAGTACCATAGTGTTAGACTCCAGGTTGCTCTCATGCACATGTGTGTTCTCTTTGGCAACAAAGCCTTTTCCATTGCTTATTCTATAGTACCAAAAAGCAAACTCATCATCCTACGAGATTCCGATCCCGAGTTCCCACAGGTAATTGAACAGCTCAGACTTGCCTTTCGACAACATGCCAAACAGCTTGGCATCAAAAATCCAAGATATCTAAACGGTTGGCTAAACCGAATAGACAAAGTGTTCTACATAGGCTGA
- a CDS encoding pyridoxal phosphate-dependent aminotransferase: MVSKISKRAIETPASPIRRLVPYADEAKKRGIQIYYLNIGQPDIKTPKVWYEYIEKYKPEVVAYTHSQGLLELREAFSKYYARHNIHVTPDEIMVTNGGSEAIMFALGVVCDPGDEVITIEPFYANYLGFASYLNVKLVPVTAHPEDGYRLPPLSEFEKVVSPKTKAILFSNPSNPTGTVYTYEEMKTIVEFAKKHGLVIISDEVYREFTFDGRKHVSIFHFEGIEEQVIMVDSISKRYSACGARIGTFVTKNKEFYKNALKFAQARLCPAETTQFGAIGLLTLGEDYTDSVRDEYQKRRDATYEAMKEIPGVVVHKPEGAFYLSAKLPVDNAEDFIIWMLKEFNVDGKTTMVSPLSGFYATPGAGMSEIRIAYVLEAEKLADAVRILGEGIKAYNSRK, from the coding sequence ATGGTTTCTAAGATATCAAAAAGGGCAATAGAGACCCCAGCAAGTCCGATAAGAAGATTAGTACCGTACGCCGATGAGGCGAAGAAGAGGGGTATCCAGATTTATTATCTAAACATCGGCCAGCCGGACATTAAAACCCCGAAGGTTTGGTATGAGTACATAGAAAAATACAAACCCGAAGTTGTGGCGTACACTCATTCGCAAGGCTTGCTGGAATTAAGAGAAGCATTCTCAAAATATTACGCAAGGCACAATATACACGTCACACCAGATGAGATAATGGTTACCAACGGCGGAAGTGAAGCTATAATGTTTGCCCTCGGTGTTGTATGTGACCCGGGTGATGAGGTTATAACCATCGAACCATTTTACGCGAACTACCTCGGCTTTGCATCCTATTTAAACGTCAAACTCGTTCCTGTCACAGCTCATCCAGAAGACGGTTACAGACTTCCACCACTGAGCGAATTTGAAAAAGTCGTCAGCCCGAAAACAAAAGCCATACTCTTTTCAAACCCGTCCAATCCAACAGGGACCGTATACACGTACGAAGAAATGAAAACAATCGTTGAATTTGCAAAAAAACACGGGCTGGTTATAATCTCCGACGAAGTCTACAGAGAATTCACATTCGATGGCAGAAAGCACGTATCGATATTCCATTTCGAAGGTATCGAAGAACAAGTAATAATGGTTGACAGCATATCCAAGCGCTACAGTGCATGTGGTGCAAGAATAGGAACGTTTGTCACCAAAAACAAAGAATTCTACAAAAACGCACTCAAATTTGCTCAAGCAAGACTTTGCCCAGCGGAAACAACGCAGTTTGGAGCCATAGGCTTGCTCACGCTCGGAGAAGATTATACCGACTCAGTGCGCGATGAATACCAAAAAAGAAGAGATGCAACCTACGAAGCTATGAAAGAAATCCCCGGTGTCGTAGTCCACAAACCAGAAGGTGCGTTTTACCTGTCTGCAAAACTTCCCGTAGATAACGCCGAGGACTTCATCATCTGGATGCTAAAAGAATTCAACGTGGACGGCAAAACCACCATGGTTTCACCACTCAGCGGATTCTACGCAACACCTGGAGCTGGAATGAGCGAGATAAGGATAGCTTACGTACTTGAAGCAGAAAAACTTGCAGACGCTGTAAGAATACTTGGAGAAGGGATAAAGGCGTATAATTCAAGAAAATAA
- a CDS encoding IMPACT family protein, translated as MELDRFKTVKGIIEAKINIERSIFIATICEVQSEEEAKSFISEMNKKYPDATHNCPAYRVLSSGSIIEFSSDAGEPSGTAGLPMLNTLRKHQLLNVAVVVTRYFGGVKLGVRGLIDAYSKAVEMAIERAHNEGRIHEKKRAYKQKLKIDFLSYGKRMQQLSYIGVTILDISYTEEYALIELLHSEPLDMPEVLSNELVYI; from the coding sequence ATGGAGCTTGATAGATTCAAAACTGTTAAAGGAATAATTGAGGCCAAGATAAATATAGAGCGTTCAATATTTATCGCTACTATTTGTGAGGTTCAATCGGAAGAAGAGGCAAAATCGTTCATCAGTGAGATGAACAAAAAATACCCAGATGCAACGCACAATTGCCCAGCTTACAGGGTACTTTCGAGCGGTAGCATCATCGAATTTTCCTCAGATGCTGGTGAGCCTTCTGGAACTGCAGGTCTACCGATGTTAAACACACTTCGGAAACACCAACTGCTCAACGTGGCAGTCGTAGTGACGAGGTATTTCGGTGGAGTGAAGCTTGGTGTTAGAGGACTCATAGATGCGTATTCAAAAGCGGTGGAAATGGCTATCGAGCGAGCGCACAATGAGGGACGTATACATGAGAAAAAAAGAGCATACAAGCAAAAACTAAAGATTGATTTCCTTTCGTACGGCAAAAGAATGCAACAACTGAGCTATATAGGGGTTACCATACTTGATATTTCGTATACCGAAGAATATGCTTTAATTGAACTGCTTCACTCTGAGCCACTGGACATGCCAGAAGTTCTAAGTAATGAATTAGTATATATATAA
- the yfcE gene encoding phosphodiesterase yields MERMKVLIVSDTHGSVKAWEEIEKLFDLTSFTSIFHLGDILYHGPRNPLPEGYNPKELVDKLRKYKINYIRGNCDADIDLKVLEIPEMPRISMESFGDFLFILVHGELFEENDIAEFTKNSHAQFIIHGHTHVSKVEEINGKYVLNPGSTSLPKNNSPRSVLVLEIDNNNLAAKFYNLDTGQVYMESKWSLIDSKLLKE; encoded by the coding sequence ATGGAACGGATGAAAGTGTTGATAGTAAGTGACACGCACGGGTCGGTGAAGGCTTGGGAAGAAATAGAGAAATTATTCGATCTAACTTCATTCACAAGCATCTTCCATTTGGGTGACATACTCTACCATGGCCCAAGGAACCCTCTTCCAGAGGGATACAACCCCAAAGAATTGGTTGACAAACTCAGGAAATACAAAATCAACTACATACGAGGGAACTGCGATGCAGATATCGATTTGAAAGTGCTCGAAATACCAGAGATGCCCAGGATATCTATGGAATCTTTTGGCGATTTCTTATTCATACTTGTCCACGGCGAGCTTTTTGAAGAAAACGATATTGCGGAATTTACAAAAAATAGCCATGCTCAGTTCATCATCCATGGCCACACGCACGTCTCGAAGGTAGAAGAAATAAACGGTAAATACGTTCTAAACCCAGGCAGCACTTCCCTACCAAAGAATAACTCTCCAAGGAGCGTTCTTGTTCTTGAAATCGATAATAACAACTTAGCTGCGAAGTTCTATAACCTTGATACCGGGCAGGTGTATATGGAATCAAAATGGAGCTTGATAGATTCAAAACTGTTAAAGGAATAA
- a CDS encoding RNA polymerase subunit sigma-54, with protein sequence MPDSKRNSQSQGPRLEQKLLLTRTEKLYLNILEAPYHVLREKYLPVVELDDTYHPHAEDLHEVLVKLLPYLGLSDQEEQIAEYIIYNIDSTGKLRITPEELTEKFSIDLLHAQKMVELILTEFSEEIAQHTFNEDQAYIEPDVIMTPEKVEVRKIDVRDPIIAKALHMREETIAKICEEIRKVNEYFLRGYRKYPQVFTMRYMARLLGLHVSTVSRAVRNKYVSTPFGILPLRFFFGRTINKKIVLQEIEKLLNMDDNLTDFHITLVLKSAGIQISRRTVNKYRKIIESQKGRQIK encoded by the coding sequence ATGCCAGATAGCAAAAGAAATAGTCAATCTCAAGGTCCAAGGTTAGAACAGAAGCTTTTACTCACAAGAACAGAAAAACTCTATCTCAACATACTCGAGGCACCTTACCATGTATTGCGCGAAAAGTATCTACCTGTGGTGGAATTGGATGATACATATCACCCACATGCGGAAGACCTGCACGAGGTCTTAGTTAAGTTGTTGCCATACCTTGGATTGTCTGATCAAGAAGAACAAATAGCTGAATACATAATCTACAACATTGACAGTACGGGGAAGTTAAGGATAACACCAGAAGAACTAACCGAAAAATTTTCGATAGACCTTCTGCATGCTCAAAAAATGGTTGAGCTGATTCTCACAGAATTCTCTGAAGAAATTGCCCAACATACATTTAACGAAGATCAAGCGTACATCGAGCCCGATGTGATAATGACTCCTGAGAAGGTTGAGGTAAGGAAAATAGACGTGAGAGATCCGATAATAGCTAAAGCATTGCATATGAGAGAAGAGACCATCGCAAAGATTTGCGAAGAAATACGGAAGGTGAACGAGTATTTCCTAAGGGGTTACAGGAAATATCCACAGGTCTTCACCATGAGATACATGGCAAGACTTCTCGGATTGCACGTTTCAACTGTAAGCAGGGCAGTAAGGAATAAGTACGTCAGCACCCCATTTGGGATACTTCCGCTGAGGTTCTTCTTTGGAAGAACAATCAATAAAAAGATCGTCCTGCAGGAGATTGAAAAACTCCTCAATATGGACGACAATCTTACAGATTTTCATATCACACTCGTTCTCAAATCGGCAGGCATACAAATATCGCGCAGAACGGTAAATAAGTACAGAAAAATAATCGAAAGCCAAAAAGGAAGACAAATCAAATAG
- a CDS encoding pseudouridine-5'-phosphate glycosidase — protein MVELRIEKKVKEALENGQPVVALESTVIAHGLPYPHNVETAKLLEDICAENGVVPATIGVLKGEIIVGMTQEEINEMLNDEPLKIGTREIPYVVAMKKSAATTVSATMRIAKMAGIDVFATGGIGGVHVGDWDVSQDITEMAKTDLVVVSAGCKSILDVKKTVEFMETFQILVLGYRTDKFPIFYEGLSSFALEHVVQQPDEVAKIYLTKKELGIEGAVLVANPIPQEYAIEESEVQKYIEQALKECEEKGITGKQVTPYILSRVAELSNYKTLRANIELLKNNVRLACQIAKEIVNLKVQG, from the coding sequence ATGGTAGAATTAAGAATCGAAAAGAAAGTTAAAGAAGCACTTGAAAATGGTCAACCAGTTGTAGCTCTTGAAAGCACGGTAATAGCACATGGCTTGCCTTATCCTCACAATGTCGAAACAGCAAAGCTTTTGGAAGATATATGCGCCGAAAACGGTGTTGTTCCAGCCACGATAGGAGTACTTAAGGGTGAAATCATCGTAGGAATGACTCAGGAAGAAATCAATGAAATGCTGAACGATGAACCACTGAAGATAGGCACGCGTGAGATACCGTACGTGGTTGCGATGAAAAAGAGTGCAGCAACAACGGTCAGTGCGACGATGCGCATAGCAAAGATGGCAGGTATCGATGTTTTTGCAACAGGTGGAATCGGAGGTGTACACGTAGGTGATTGGGATGTTTCGCAGGACATAACGGAAATGGCGAAAACGGATCTGGTTGTTGTGAGCGCCGGTTGTAAGTCTATACTCGATGTAAAAAAGACCGTCGAGTTCATGGAGACTTTCCAGATACTTGTTCTTGGATACAGAACCGATAAGTTCCCAATATTCTACGAAGGGCTATCTTCTTTTGCGCTGGAACATGTAGTCCAACAACCAGATGAGGTTGCGAAGATCTATCTAACAAAGAAGGAACTTGGAATAGAAGGGGCGGTTTTAGTTGCCAATCCAATCCCTCAAGAATATGCAATTGAAGAAAGCGAAGTTCAAAAGTACATAGAGCAGGCTTTGAAAGAATGCGAAGAAAAGGGCATCACGGGTAAACAGGTCACACCGTACATTCTTTCCCGCGTAGCTGAGCTGAGCAACTACAAAACACTGCGAGCGAATATTGAACTTTTAAAAAATAATGTGAGGTTAGCATGCCAGATAGCAAAAGAAATAGTCAATCTCAAGGTCCAAGGTTAG
- a CDS encoding protease complex subunit PrcB family protein, with protein sequence MRGKKFFGLVGVLILMLLFAFSTVSLAQNTQFIVKKLTVTFPDPLFKSVGTKTFSVQYIKLYEDKESKGYILKAWLFQSVNVQETKNTFKIRAVSADGKKEYVEELKAERDKLYLRLPLVLVIMPSNYTLYVDNQIVEQSKQTSGGDVNVPIFGDKSEAGMVLLVKTQSGYRAISEGETISKDDVVLLQIIAGTFPTGGYRIELDEPDIVYPVGNNPGKITLTGTFYKPGPGDMVTQAFTTPTKTIELGKFPAGQYELVVNVKNLGEFRTIFNVK encoded by the coding sequence ATGCGAGGAAAGAAATTTTTCGGTTTGGTTGGAGTGCTGATTTTGATGCTGCTGTTTGCGTTCTCTACTGTATCGTTAGCACAAAACACTCAGTTTATTGTCAAGAAATTAACTGTCACTTTCCCAGACCCACTTTTTAAATCTGTTGGAACTAAAACGTTTTCTGTGCAATACATCAAGTTATATGAGGATAAAGAAAGCAAAGGTTATATCTTGAAAGCTTGGCTATTCCAATCTGTAAATGTTCAGGAAACAAAAAACACTTTCAAAATCCGAGCTGTTAGTGCTGATGGTAAAAAAGAATACGTCGAAGAGCTCAAAGCAGAACGTGACAAGCTGTACCTTCGCTTACCTCTTGTCCTCGTTATCATGCCTTCCAATTATACATTGTACGTCGACAACCAGATCGTTGAGCAATCCAAACAAACTTCAGGTGGTGATGTCAACGTGCCAATCTTTGGTGATAAATCAGAAGCAGGAATGGTGCTTTTGGTCAAAACACAAAGCGGATACAGAGCTATTTCAGAAGGTGAAACAATATCAAAAGATGATGTTGTACTTCTCCAAATCATAGCTGGTACTTTCCCAACGGGTGGCTACAGAATCGAACTGGATGAACCGGATATCGTGTATCCAGTTGGAAATAATCCAGGAAAAATAACCCTGACAGGAACATTCTACAAGCCAGGTCCCGGTGATATGGTAACTCAGGCGTTTACAACACCAACAAAAACGATAGAACTTGGCAAATTTCCTGCCGGGCAATACGAGCTGGTTGTTAATGTAAAAAACTTAGGTGAGTTCAGAACGATTTTTAATGTAAAGTAA
- a CDS encoding GGDEF domain-containing protein: protein METDSICSLRDLSLLMVSMYIPPTICVKKEDPVWKGSSFEEIILEQVILCQQSANKIKVTLYGLVGAGIYGQPYATIPQVAVQRAALIDLFRNNITLIGIGMTALILYLLIIAYQSLSRDEKLVYRYLMIASSFMIASLIQFVYRESSGSPEMYLIFEELGVTASPFIITYLFFAIRTLSVPDKAINRKLKAFLKYFPVVLLALALFSTKVKYIHIASTLSELYSLALIFSVLFFVFRYKILDFVFPISFLVMTGIETLYVLSFNKSNELMIHYGRFVFLVYVGTVTMGRFKKISASHERLKNENLIDSLTGVYNRKVIDLVPKKGTFVLLDLDGFKLINDKYGHVYGDQVLKRFAEIVKSHIRSEDYFIRLGGDKFCLIFNSVEEKDVHKIIIRLYNDCRNELNLGFSYGTAPFDDFDKAYETADKVMYEKKMEKYAQELKKREKR, encoded by the coding sequence ATGGAGACGGATTCGATTTGTTCTCTGCGTGATTTATCTTTGTTGATGGTCAGCATGTATATTCCTCCTACTATTTGTGTAAAAAAAGAGGATCCTGTTTGGAAAGGATCCTCTTTTGAAGAGATTATACTTGAACAAGTTATACTTTGTCAACAGTCTGCTAATAAGATAAAGGTTACACTCTACGGTTTGGTCGGAGCTGGGATATATGGACAACCGTATGCCACAATTCCGCAAGTAGCCGTCCAGAGAGCTGCTTTGATAGATTTGTTTAGAAATAATATAACTCTTATTGGGATAGGAATGACTGCTCTAATACTATACTTACTGATTATTGCTTATCAAAGCTTAAGCAGAGATGAAAAGCTTGTTTATCGCTATTTGATGATAGCTTCCAGCTTCATGATAGCCTCCCTCATTCAGTTTGTCTATCGTGAGAGTTCTGGGAGTCCCGAGATGTATTTAATTTTTGAAGAGTTGGGAGTAACTGCCTCACCTTTTATTATTACTTACCTATTTTTTGCCATAAGGACTCTTTCAGTACCTGATAAAGCAATTAACAGAAAGCTAAAGGCATTCTTGAAATATTTCCCTGTGGTCTTGCTTGCATTGGCTCTATTTTCCACTAAGGTAAAATACATTCACATTGCAAGTACGCTTTCAGAACTTTATTCATTAGCTCTTATCTTTTCTGTTTTATTTTTTGTTTTTAGGTACAAAATCCTTGATTTCGTATTTCCTATTTCGTTTTTGGTGATGACTGGTATCGAAACTTTGTACGTGCTTTCATTCAACAAATCAAATGAACTCATGATCCACTACGGTCGCTTTGTTTTCTTAGTGTACGTGGGGACTGTAACTATGGGAAGATTCAAAAAGATTTCTGCTTCTCACGAAAGACTGAAAAATGAAAACCTTATTGATTCACTCACAGGGGTGTATAATAGAAAGGTAATAGACCTTGTTCCAAAGAAGGGAACGTTCGTACTTCTTGATCTTGACGGTTTTAAACTTATAAACGACAAGTATGGCCATGTTTATGGTGACCAAGTTTTGAAAAGGTTCGCTGAGATTGTGAAATCGCACATTAGAAGTGAAGATTACTTTATACGGTTGGGAGGAGACAAGTTCTGTCTGATCTTTAATTCGGTAGAGGAAAAAGATGTGCATAAAATCATCATTCGCTTGTACAACGACTGTCGTAACGAACTCAACCTAGGCTTTTCGTACGGAACAGCTCCGTTCGATGATTTCGATAAAGCGTACGAAACGGCTGATAAAGTGATGTACGAAAAAAAGATGGAAAAGTATGCTCAGGAACTGAAAAAGCGAGAAAAAAGATGA
- a CDS encoding IS1182 family transposase — MLTINKDKSRREQIESVSIEQLVPHDHLVRKIESAINFDFIYDLVKDKYCLNNGRPSIDPVVLIKITIIQYMFGIKSMRQTIKEIQTNVAYRWFLGFGFSDTIPHFSTFSKNYERRFKGTDLFEQIFNKILQQAIEHGLVNMDAVFMDSTHIKASANKKKYEKVFVEEQTKTYKQALEEEINKDRQKHGLKPLDFTHEKVKLKEIKISTTDPDSGMINKNEKEHQFGYSAHIACDKNGIILSCITTPANVHDSMVFENLFNKTKKNAGKSKRAALDAGYKTPPICKLLMDEGIVPCMPYTRAQHKEGYFKKRQFVYDEYYDCYICPQGQILEYSTTNRKGYKEYKSDPKVCEKCEDLGRCTSSKNHTKIITRHVWEEYMEEVEYLRHTKECKELYKERSKTIERVFADLKEKHGMRVTMLRGIEKVHMQVLLTCTCFNMKKLANWIWKKGKGGPGKGKNLEVLLEFFSKVVLAIIKPHLSFIEKWGFVNNLILLVLFSCNSTFGTLTTRDLGQRLPVPSPNETTW; from the coding sequence ATGCTGACCATCAACAAAGATAAATCACGCAGAGAACAAATCGAATCCGTCTCCATCGAGCAACTCGTCCCTCATGACCACCTCGTCAGAAAAATCGAATCCGCCATCAATTTCGATTTCATCTACGACCTTGTCAAAGACAAGTACTGCCTCAATAATGGCAGACCTAGTATTGACCCCGTTGTGTTAATTAAAATTACCATTATCCAATATATGTTCGGCATAAAATCCATGCGTCAAACCATAAAGGAAATACAAACAAACGTCGCATACAGATGGTTTCTCGGATTCGGGTTTTCTGATACCATCCCTCATTTCAGCACGTTCAGTAAAAACTACGAACGTAGGTTCAAAGGAACCGATTTGTTTGAGCAAATCTTCAACAAAATACTGCAGCAAGCAATCGAGCATGGCTTGGTAAATATGGATGCCGTGTTCATGGATTCAACACACATCAAAGCAAGTGCGAACAAGAAAAAGTACGAGAAGGTATTTGTAGAGGAGCAAACCAAGACATACAAACAAGCTTTAGAAGAAGAAATAAACAAAGATAGGCAAAAACACGGATTGAAGCCTTTGGATTTCACACATGAGAAAGTAAAACTGAAGGAAATAAAAATAAGCACGACAGACCCAGATAGCGGGATGATAAACAAAAATGAAAAAGAACACCAGTTCGGATATTCTGCACACATAGCATGCGATAAGAACGGGATAATACTAAGCTGTATAACAACACCAGCAAATGTCCACGACAGCATGGTGTTTGAGAACTTATTCAATAAAACAAAAAAGAACGCTGGCAAATCGAAAAGGGCAGCTTTGGATGCAGGATACAAGACTCCACCGATATGTAAGCTATTGATGGACGAAGGTATAGTCCCGTGCATGCCATACACACGTGCACAACACAAAGAAGGGTATTTCAAAAAAAGACAATTCGTATACGATGAATATTACGATTGCTACATATGTCCACAAGGGCAGATATTAGAATACTCAACAACAAACAGAAAAGGGTACAAAGAATACAAATCGGATCCGAAGGTATGTGAGAAATGTGAAGATTTAGGTAGATGTACAAGCAGTAAGAATCACACGAAGATAATCACCCGACATGTATGGGAAGAATACATGGAAGAAGTAGAGTATTTAAGGCACACGAAAGAATGTAAAGAGTTGTACAAAGAAAGAAGCAAGACGATAGAGAGGGTATTTGCGGACTTGAAGGAGAAGCACGGTATGAGGGTGACGATGCTGAGGGGGATAGAAAAGGTGCACATGCAAGTGTTATTGACTTGCACATGTTTTAACATGAAAAAATTAGCGAATTGGATATGGAAAAAGGGGAAGGGAGGTCCAGGGAAGGGCAAAAATTTGGAAGTTTTATTAGAATTTTTCTCAAAAGTTGTATTGGCGATAATAAAACCCCACCTTTCGTTTATCGAAAAGTGGGGGTTTGTCAACAATCTGATCTTATTAGTTCTATTCTCTTGCAATAGTACTTTTGGCACTCTAACAACACGAGACCTTGGCCAAAGATTGCCAGTCCCATCACCAAACGAAACAACATGGTAA